A region of Dictyostelium discoideum AX4 chromosome 1 chromosome, whole genome shotgun sequence DNA encodes the following proteins:
- the sigK gene encoding EGF-like domain-containing protein yields MKKMKILSFFILSLAIIIGIVYSRQCDDKCKQDYPYSSCNGNLNLYRGLGYDGNGNVIFSGKYNSSQGSGGFGLPSIFSVPSSGGCQLSKRFDIQGEILDGPGYTALDYFYKYLPQLDRYYVRFNQRGSPIFSIYNQTSNEIKAVFNIFNTPFVPAFSQNESAPFFVYGGYGIYGLAKYPTDRSDAQQAKLIYQSQIVNGLEIDGDQLYMTTYQGQFLKGSLNCLNCTKDQLQLLVTDSELASATSVSGFALTSDYMYFSYSGGIKGYPKNGDASRVRKLVSENVVAMISNGDFLYYQTDSGVVKSVSTSGNHPQVNILYTPVSDNQCQCSVGFSGDDCRQCDNGMVLWASDNGIPMCSPLNSLGKPKTCYAAYQCGSSPFIICNGTCTCLPGFSGNDCTLCGNGGEVIWENGYPTCVIQIKKIIT; encoded by the coding sequence atgaaaaaaatgaaaattttatcattttttatattaagtTTAGCAATTATAATTGGAATTGTTTATTCAAGACAATGTGACGATAAATGTAAACAAGATTATCCATATTCAAGTTgtaatggtaatttaaatttatatcgTGGTTTAGGGTATGATGGTAATGGGAATGTAATTTTTAGTGGTAAATATAATAGTAGTCAAGGTAGTGGTGGATTTGGGTTACCATCTATTTTTTCAGTTCCATCAAGTGGTGGTTGTCAATTAAGTAAAAGATTTGATATACAAGGTGAGATATTGGATGGACCTGGTTATACAGCAttagattatttttataaatatttaccacAATTGGATAGATATTATGTAAGATTCAATCAAAGGGGTAGTCCGATATTCTCAATCTATAATCAAacttcaaatgaaattaaggcagttttcaatatcttcaaTACACCATTCGTCCCTGCCTTCAGCCAAAATGAGAGTGCCCCATTCTTTGTCTATGGTGGCTATGGAATCTACGGGCTAGCCAAGTATCCAACTGATAGAAGTGATGCTCAACAAGCTAAATTAATATACCAATCACAAATTGTGAATGGGTTGGAGATTGATGGCGACCAATTGTATATGACAACTTACCAAGGCCAATTTTTGAAAGGTTCGCTCAACTGCTTAAATTGCACCAAAgatcaattacaattactAGTGACCGATAGTGAATTGGCATCTGCGACAAGTGTTAGTGGGTTCGCTTTGACAAGTGATTATATGTACTTCTCGTATAGTGGTGGAATTAAGGGTTATCCAAAGAATGGTGATGCCAGTAGAGTTAGGAAATTAGTTAGTGAGAATGTTGTTGCAATGATTTCAAATGGTGATTTCTTATATTACCAAACTGATTCTGGTGTAGTTAAAAGTGTTTCAACCAGTGGTAACCATCCTCAAGTTAATATTCTATATACTCCAGTCAGTGATAACCAATGTCAATGCTCCGTTGGTTTTAGTGGTGATGATTGTAGACAATGTGATAATGGTATGGTATTGTGGGCTAGTGACAATGGAATACCAATGTGTTCACCATTAAATTCATTGGGTAAACCAAAAACCTGTTATGCTGCTTATCAATGTGGTTCTTCACCATTCATAATTTGTAATGGTACTTGTACTTGTTTACCTGGTTTCAGTGGAAATGATTGCACTCTATGTGGAAATGGTGGTGAAGTTATTTGGGAAAATGGTTATCCAACATGTGTTatccaaattaaaaaaataattacttag
- the ugt2 gene encoding hypothetical protein: MKIVFFCFGTRGDVQPSCILASELKKRGHYCLIVGENRIKYVVEKFELDFNAIDGDIIDLLNDNQKGDKSKIYSPQEYGSRFFEKRMELDKQNLGRLNQLYLSSIGMDLIIQSAVIPTEAQCVRDKLGIPFIALTLVPIFPTNEAPFLLFDIKNLHIPFINKLTHSLFNNKFAKLECKRVDRWRKELGLDSLKFDFFDNIRNNESYCKQIAAFDKVLLPNQKIPNDFKSHWNVVGFFFQKEINLKNIPKKLINFFKDNNINEYTDKEDLPIVFGLGSMPISNKSLQDKIISILKYTIEKLGKQTKWIILNNWSNFEPIQNESANICQLNNVDHLWLYKYSSISITHGGVGSIASILKSAIPSIILPLYFDQPFWSKHINSIGVGIGLNGLKLKQNQLLDSIIKIKSNYQQFKNRCIEISSNLSNDSLEKAIKIIENN, from the exons atgaaaatagttttcttttgttttggAACAAGAGGTGATGTACAACCATCATGTATTTTAGCAAGtgaattgaaaaaaagaggtcattattgtttaattgttggtgaaaatagaataaaatatgttgttgaaaaatttgaattagattttaatgcaattgatggtgatattattgatttattaaatgataatcaaaaaggagataaatctaaaatttatTCACCTCAAGAGTATGGGAGTAGATTCTTTGAAAAAAGAATGGAATTGGATAAACAAAATCTTGGAAGATTAAACCAACTttatttatcatcaattggtatggatttaattattcaatCAGCTGTAATTCCAACAGAAGCTCAATGTGTTAGAGATAAATTAGGTATTCCATTTATTGCTTTAACATTGGTCCCAATTTTTCCAACCAATGAAGCACCATTcctattatttgatattaaaaaccTTCATATtccatttattaataaattaacccattcattatttaataataaatttgcaAAACT agaaTGTAAAAGAGTTGATCGTTGGAGAAAAGAATTAGGATTAGAtagtttaaaatttgatttttttgataatattagAAATAATGAATCATATTGTAAACAAATTGCAGCatttgataaagttttattaccaaatcaaaaaataccaaatgattttaaaagtCATTGGAATGTAGTTGGtttcttttttcaaaaagaaattaatttaaaaaatattccaaaaaagttaataaacttttttaaagataataatattaatgaatatACTGATAAAGAAGATTTACCAATTGTATTTGGTTTAGGCAGTATgccaatttcaaataaatcattacaagataaaataatttcaattttaaaatacacaattgaaaaattaggTAAACAAACTAAAtggataattttaaataattggagTAATTTTGAACCAATTCAAAATGAATCAGCAAATATTTGTCAATTAAACAATGTTGATCATTTATggttatataaatatagttcaatttcaattacacATGGAGGAGTTGGATCAATTGCaagtattttaaaatcagCAATACCTTCAATAATTTTACCATTATATTTTGATCAACCTTTTTGGTCAAAAcatattaattcaattggtgttggtattggtttaaatggtttaaaattaaaacaaaatcaattacttgattcaattataaaaattaaatcaaattatcaacaatttaaaaatcgtTGTATTGAAATATCTTCAAATCTTTCAAATGATTCCTTAGAAAaagcaattaaaattattgaaaataattaa
- the ugt3 gene encoding hypothetical protein — protein sequence MKIVFFCFGTRGDVQPLCILASELKKRGHYCLIVGENRIKYVVENFELDFNAIDGDIIDLLNDDEKGDKLKIYSPREYSRRFFEKRMELDKQNLGRLNQLYLSSIGMDLIIQSNIIPTEAQCVRDKLGIPFISLTLFQIFPSNEAPFLLSNIKNLHIPFINKLTHTLFNYKFAKLECKRVDRWRKELGLDSLKFDFFDNIRNNESYCKQIAAFDKVLLPNQKIPNDFKSHWNVVGFFFQKEINLKNIPEKLINFFKDNNINEYTEKEDLPIVFGLGSMPISNKSLQKNVISILKYTIEKLGKQTKWIILNNWSNFEPIQNESANICQLNNVDHLWLYKYSSISITHGGVGSIASILKSAIPSIILPLYFDQPFWSKHINSIGVGIGLNGLKLKQNQLLDSIIKIKSNYQQFRNRCIEISSNLSNDSLEKAIKIIENN from the exons atgaaaatagttttcttttgttttggAACAAGAGGTGATGTACAACCATTATGTATTTTAGCaagtgaattaaaaaaaagaggtcattattgtttaattgttggtgaaaatagaataaaatatgttgttgaaaattttgaattagattttaatgcaattgatggtgatattattgatttattaaatgatgatgaaaaaggagataaattaaaaatttattctcCTCGAGAATATAGTCGTAGATTCTTTGAAAAAAGAATGGAATTGGATAAACAAAATCTTGGAAGATTAAACCAACTTTATCTATCATCAATTGGTATGgatttaattattcaatCGAATATTATTCCAACAGAAGCTCAATGTGTTAGAGATAAATTAGGTATTccatttatttctttaacaTTATTCCAAATTTTCCCATCTAATGAAGCACCATTCTTATTATCTAATATTAAAAACCTTCATATtccatttattaataaattaacccatacattatttaattataaatttgcAAAACT agaaTGTAAAAGAGTTGATCGTTGGAGAAAAGAATTAGGATTGGAtagtttaaaatttgatttttttgataatattagAAATAATGAATCATATTGTAAACAAATTGCAGCatttgataaagttttattaccaaatcaaaaaataccaaatgattttaaaagtCATTGGAATGTAGTTGGtttcttttttcaaaaagaaattaatttaaaaaatattccagaaaagttaataaacttttttaaagataataatattaatgaataCACTGAAAAAGAAGATTTACCAATTGTTTTTGGTTTAGGTAGTATgccaatttcaaataaatcattacaaAAGAAtgttatttcaattttaaaatacacaattgaaaaattaggTAAACAAACTAAAtggataattttaaataattggagTAATTTTGAACCAATTCAAAATGAATCAGCAAATATTTGTCAATTAAACAATGTTGATCATTTATggttatataaatatagttcaatttcaattacacATGGAGGAGTTGGATCAATTGCaagtattttaaaatcagCAATACCTTCAATAATTTTACCATTATATTTTGATCAACCATTTTGGTCAAAAcatattaattcaattggtgttggtattggtttaaatggtttaaaattaaaacaaaatcaattacttgattcaattattaaaattaaatcaaactaTCAACAATTTAGAAATCGTTGTATTGAAATATCTTCAAATCTTTCAAATGATTCCTTAGAAAAagcaattaaaatcattgaaaataattaa
- the pspA gene encoding cell surface glycoprotein PsA precursor: MKFQHTFIALLSLLTYANAYDYFTTTLANQNPVCASVDVIQNVCTEVCGRFVRYIPDATNTNQFTFAEYTTNQCTVQVTPAVTNTFTCADQTSSHALGSDWSGVCKITATPAPTVTPTVTPTVTPTVTPTPTNTPNPTPSQTSTTTGSASTVVASLSLIIFSMILSLC, from the coding sequence atgaaattccaACATACATTTATTgcattattatcactattaaCATATGCAAATGCATATGATTATTTCACAACAACATTGGCCAATCAAAATCCAGTTTGTGCTTCAGTAGATGTCATACAAAATGTTTGTACTGAGGTTTGTGGTAGATTTGTCCGTTACATTCCTGATGCTACCAATACAAATCAATTCACTTTTGCCGAATATACTACAAACCAATGTACTGTTCAAGTAACACCAGCTGTAACAAATACATTTACTTGCGCTGATCAAACTTCTTCACATGCACTCGGTTCTGATTGGAGTGGAGTTTGTAAAATCACTGCCACACCCGCACCAACAGTTACACCAACAGTTACACCAACAGTTACACCAACAgtaacaccaacaccaacaaataCACCAAATCCAACCCCATCccaaacatcaacaacaactggTTCTGCTTCAACTGTTGTTGCAAGTTTATCACTCATTATTTTCTCAATGATTCTTTCCctttgttaa
- the pikF gene encoding phosphatidylinositol 3-kinase, with protein sequence MLLEDEELTYQSLLVSTESDDEGDTNNLLSIGSGGEKTAVELDSIFSLSPQSATSPPLSPPSPNPTRTKPAVPPRSFNSLDENETLTFKKEPILPKSSNESLLGSVPNEQKNDKSPLKSTEPTTISTVQQPIVQQQPIVQQQPIVQQQLQQQQQQQLQQQEVMEPQHWSNYLSMKPLKQTLNEIPIQVQVKDNYFIMGCNKNFTSSEFKSYLVSNLESMIQAIKVGTFATNDISSETIAFKKNAVICDLFTDSIQQRPTSIPSLIVLKPGMQDLFKGNSRAFIGSPIVNSNNNVNNNINNSNSNSNNNNINNSLDGFKLSTSLQTPSVNLSLLHNNIQNLISNNGNSGPSSINSSCSSSSSNNGNTTNYSSSIGNEYKQPISGSLIFNNNKTLGRNANFSLGEQRDNNAKLRQQKKKLTAIQISSLLGEPLNWSNTENEIKYFRNLAEQIFDFQTLDERDRVKITIAPVTNAHPDPLLPSTFRVRFYLPPDNHSTTINVMSSDTVTNLIEKVIAKHNNSTKLISSDHTPSDYVIRITGTSDHVLKTDELVTNLIVVRNRLQRKKDIKFSLVHKTSLPKIYIDGHSPEICTLKNNNNNNNINNNNNNNNNNNNNINNNNSENGNIQQPYGSPINILQFPISPRSENNVNSNNNNNYNNYNNNNNSNKGNNSNRSILLYEINRPFEIRIICLENLVLPLFQKYLGSECNNFNDVKLTIMVELCHGEDVLTEPMETVIKLGSNPLWCEWLRSALLMSNIPRASKLCFTAYAQQGDKQQAKVSIGWADLQLIDYHSQLLSGVISLILWPGARTDIPDFNVPSPSLVIEFCQFPFPVVFPKPEMMERTEIRDYVESRKEDTERLEELIRKDSLYVLTETDKKFIWLYRMHLQKIPSSLPKVLQSLNWNNPQEVKEAHRLLSIWSTLSPLEALELLDSKFADELVREYAVNCLHSLADSELALYLLQLVQSLKHEPYHNSALCRFLIRRALNNRAVIGHPFFWHLEAEMHNPKISERYSLVLETFLKGCGNQRHEFVKQMEVVTKLQTIAKLVKEASPNKRKNLLHEELNKMSWPNTFHLPISPSTETCGVIVSECRWLDSFTVPLYLVFQNVDPVGEPIAVIFKNGDDLRQDILTLQMISVMDNIWKQNGLDLHLSIYNVTAINEDTGFIEVVPDSDTTANIQKAAGGVTAAFTKTPLSNWLRERNQSDPDYEYAVGNFTHSLAGYCVATFILGISDRHNDNIMVSKSGHLFHIDFAHFLGNIMKFHGYKREKAPFVLTPEFAHVMGGEKSLSFKFFSDLCCLSYKFLRNHRNLFINLFSLMISTGIPELSTKADISYLKEAFLLDVSDEEAGASFERLIQKSLKTKTTQVMFAMHILAHSGTSSDD encoded by the exons atgtTATTGGAAGATGAGGAATTAACATACCAATCACTATTGGTTTCAACTGAATCAGATGATGAAGGTGATACAAACAATCTTTTAAGTATTGGTAGTGGGGGTGAAAAAACAGCTGTTGAATTggattcaatattttcattaagtCCACAATCAGcaacatcaccaccattatcaccaccatcaccaaatcCAACAAGAACTAAACCAGCTGTACCACCACGTTCATTTAATTCACTAGATGAGAATGAAACcttaacatttaaaaaagaaccAATTCTaccaaaatcatcaaatgaaTCATTGTTAGGTTCAGTACCAAATGaacaaaaaaatgataaatcacctttaaaatcaactgaaccaacaacaatatcaactgtacaacaaccaattgttcaacaacaaccaattgttcaacaacaaccaattgttcaacaacaattacaacaacaacaacaacaacaactgcaACAGCAAGAAGTTATGGAACCACAACATTGgtcaaattatttatcaatGAAACCATTAAAACAAACCTTAAAT gaAATACCAATTCAAGTTCAAGTTaaagataattattttataatgggatgtaataaaaattttacatcaagtgaatttaaatcatattTAGTATCAAATTTAGAGAGTATGATTCAAGCGATTAAAGTTGGTACATTTGCAACCAATGATATATCATCTGAAACCATTGcatttaaaaagaatgcTGTAATTTGTGATTTATTCACAGATAGTATTCAACAAAGACCAACATCAATACCGAgtttaattgtattaaaaCCTGGTATGCAAGATTTATTCAAAGGTAATAGTCGTGCATTTATTGGTTCACCAAttgtaaatagtaataataatgttaataataatataaataatagtaatagtaatagtaataataataatataaataatagtttagatggttttaaattatcaacatcACTACAAACACCATCAGTAAATTTAAGTTTATTacataataatattcaaaatttaatatcaaataatggtaatagtggTCCTAGTAGTATTAatagtagttgtagtagtagtagtagtaacaATGGTAATACGACAAAttatagtagtagtattggTAATGAATATAAACAACCAATATCAGGATCAttgatatttaataataataaaacattgGGTAGAAATGCAAACTTTTCATTAGGAGAACAAAGAGATAATAATGCAAAATTAAGACAacagaaaaagaaattaactGCCATTCAAATTAGTTCATTATTAGGTGAACCATTGAATTGGAGTAATACAgagaatgaaattaaatacttTAGAAATTTAGCAGAACAAATCTTTGATTTTCAAACATTGGATGAAAGAGATCGtgttaaaattacaattgcACCTGTAACCAATGCTCATCCAGATCCATTATTACCAAGTACTTTTAGAGTTAGGTTTTATTTACCACCAGATAATCATTCAACTACAATCAATGTAATGTCTTCTGATACAgttacaaatttaattgaaaaggTTATAGCCAAACATAATAACAgtacaaaattaatttcatctgATCATACACCTTCTGATTATGTAATTCGTATCACTGGTACATCTGATCATGTTTTAAAAACTGATGAATTGgttacaaatttaattgtagTTAGAAATCGTTTACAAcgtaaaaaagatattaaatttagCTTGGTACATAAAACTTCATTAccaaaaatttatattgatGGTCATTCACCTGAAATTTGtacattaaaaaacaataataataataataatataaataataataataataataataataataataataataatataaataataataatagtgaaaatGGTAATATTCAACAACCATATGGTAGtccaattaatattttacaaTTCCCAATTTCACCAAGATCAGAAAACAatgtaaatagtaataataataataattataataattataataataataataattcaaataaaggtaataattcaaatagatcaattttattatatgaaattaataGACCATTTGAAATTAGAATAATTTGTTTAGAGAATTTAGTTTTACCATTATTCCAAAAATATTTGGGAAGCgaatgtaataattttaatgatgtaaaattaacaattatGGTAGAATTGTGTCATGGTGAAGATGTTTTAACAGAGCCAATGGAGACAGTGATAAAGTTAGGATCAAATCCATTATGGTGTGAATGGTTAAGAAGTGCATTATTGATGAGTAATATACCAAGAGCATCAAAGTTATGTTTTACAGCTTATGCTCAACAAGGTGATAAACAACAAGCCAAAGTATCCATTGGATGGGCAGATTTACAATTGATCGATTATCATAGTCAACTTTTGAGTGGAGTGATCTCATTAATCCTATGGCCTGGAGCACGTACAGATATACCCGATTTTAATGTTCCCTCACCATCATTGGTCATTGAATTCTGTCAATTCCCATTCCCAGTGGTATTCCCAAAACCAGAGATGATGGAACGTACAGAAATTAGAGATTACGTAGAGTCTCGTAAAGAAGATACAGAAAGATTGGAAGAATTGATTCGCAAAGATAGTTTATACGTTTTGACAGAGACTGATAAGAAATTCATTTGGTTATATAGAATGCATTTACAAAAGATACCCTCTTCTTTACCAAAGGTAttacaatcattaaattGGAATAATCCACAAGAAGTAAAGGAAGCTCATCGTTTACTTTCAATTTGGTCAACTCTATCACCATTGGAAGCATTGGAATTATTGGATAGTAAATTCGCAGATGAATTGGTTAGAGAGTATGCTGTAAATTGTTTACATTCATTGGCCGATAGTGAATTGGCTCTTTATCTATTACAATTGgttcaatcattaaaacaTGAACCCTATCATAATAGTGCACTATGTAGATTCTTAATTCGTCGTGCTTTAAATAATCGTGCTGTCATTGGACATCCATTCTTTTGGCATCTTGAAGCTGAAATGCATAATCCAAAGATCTCTGAACGTTATTCATTGGTTTTggaaacttttttaaaaggttGTGGTAATCAACGTCATGAATTTGTAAAACAAATGGAAGTGGTCACAAAATTACAAACAATTGCAAAACTCGTCAAAGAAGCATCACCAAATAAAAGAAAGAACCTTTTACATGAAgagttaaataaaatgagttGGCCAAATACTTTTCATTTACCAATTTCACCATCAACTGAAACCTGTGGTGTCATAGTTAGTGAATGTCGTTGGTTGGATTCTTTCACTGTACCTTTGTATTTGGTTTTCCAAAATGTTGACCCCGTTGGTGAACCAATAGCAGTAATCTTTAAGAATGGTGATGATTTACGTCAAGATATTCTTACACTTCAAATGATCTCTGTTATGGATAATATTTGGAAACAAAATGGTCTCGATCTTCATCTTTCAATCTATAACGTTACCGCTATCAATGAAGATACTGGTTTCATTGAAGTTGTTCCAGATTCTGATACAACTgcaaatattcaaaaagcTGCTGGTGGTGTCACTGCTGCTTTCACTAAAACTCCACTTTCAAATTGGTTAAGAGAAAGAAATCAATCTGACCCCGACTATGAATATGCAGTTGGTAATTTCACTCACTCTTTAGCTGGTTATTGTGTTGCAACTTTTATTTTAGGTATATCTGATAGacataatgataatattatggTTTCAAAATCTGGTCATTTATTCC ATATTGATTTTGCACATTTCCTTGGAAATATTATGAAATTCCATGGTTACAAGAGAGAAAAAGCACCATTTGTATTAACACCAGAATTTGCTCATGTAATGGGTGGAGAAAAGagtttatcatttaaattcttcTCTGATTTATGTTGTTTAtcttataaatttttaagaaatcATAGAAATCTatttattaatctttttagtttg aTGATTTCAACAGGTATACCAGAGTTATCAACAAAAGCAGATATTTCATATTTGAAAGAAGCCTTTTTATTAGATGTGTCAGATGAAGAAGCTGGTGCATCTTTTGAAAGATTAATTCAAAAGagtttaaaaacaaaaactacTCAAGTTATGTTTGCAATGCATATTTTAGCTCATTCAGGAACAAGTTCTGATGATTAA